Proteins from a single region of Carettochelys insculpta isolate YL-2023 chromosome 17, ASM3395843v1, whole genome shotgun sequence:
- the SERINC3 gene encoding serine incorporator 3, protein MGAVLGVCSLASWIPCLCSGASCLLCRCCPNSKNSIVTRLIYAFLLLLSTVVACIMLAPGMEEQLKKVPGFCDEGFHTHLPHMNGFVNCDVLVGYRAVYRISFAMAVFFFVFSLLMIQVKTSNDPRAAVHNGFWFFKIAAIVGLMVGAFYIPEGPFTRAWFIIGTLGAFCFILIQLVLLVDFAHSWNESWVERMEEGNSRCWYAALFGCTSLIYILSIISVVLFYVFYTRPDGCTENKFFISFNMIFCITVSIISILPKVQEHQPHSGLLQSSVISLYTMYLTWSAMSNEPDRSCNPSLLNIITQITAPTIAPANATVVSATTAPPKSVQWWDAQSFVGLVIFVLCLLYSSIRSSSNSQVNKLTLSGSESAILDDAVGSDGGSVEDGEVRRVRDNEKGGIQYSYAFFHFMLFLASLYIMMTLTNWYSPDADFKTITSKWPAVWVKITSSWVCILLYLWTLVAPLVLTNRDFT, encoded by the exons ATGGGGGCCGTGCTGGGGGTCTGCTCGCTGGCCAGCTGG ATTCCATGTCTGTGCAGTGGTGCATCATGTCTGCTGTGCCGATGTTGTCCCAACAGCAAGAATTCTATAGTGACGCGTCTTATCTATGCCTTCCTGCTTCTCCTCAGTACGGTTGTTGCCTGTATCATGCTAGCACCAGGAATGGAAGAGCAGCTGAAAAAG GTGCCTGGATTTTGTGATGAAGGGTTTCACACTCACCTACCACACATGAATGGCTTCGTCAACTGCGATGTGCTGGTTGGATATAGGGCAGTCTATAGAATCAGCTTTGCCATGGCAGTGTTCTTCTTCGTTTTTTCTCTTCTTATGATACAAGTGAAAACAAGTAATGATccaagagccgcagtgcacaaTGG gttcTGGTTCTTCAAAATAGCTGCCATAGTTGGTCTCATGGTTGGAGCCTTTTACATTCCTGAAGGACCTTTCACAAGAG CGTGGTTTATCATCGGTACTCTTGGAGCCTTTTGCTTTATCCTCATACAGCTGGTGTTGCTTGTGGACTTTGCTCACTCCTGGAATGAATCCTGGGTTGAGCGCATGGAGGAGGGAAACTCCAGGTGTTGGTATGCGG ctttATTTGGTTGTACAAGCTTGATCTACATCTTGTCAATAATTTCTGTTGTGCTCTTCTATGTATTCTACACCAGACCTGATGGTTGTACTGAGAACAAATTCTTCATCAGCTTTAATATGATCTTCTGCATTACTGTCTCCATCATTTCCATCCTTCCGAAAGTTCAG GAACATCAACCTCACTCTGGCCTCCTCCAGTCCTCTGTTATTAGTCTCTACACAATGTATCTCACTTGGTCAGCTATGTCTAATGAGCCTG ATAGAAGTTGCAACCCCAGTTTGCTGAACATCATCACACAGATAACTGCGCCCACAATAGCTCCAGCTAATGCAACTGTTGTATCTGCTACTACAGCTCCGCCGAAGTCCGTGCAGTGGTGGGATGCACAGAGTTTTGTTGGACttgttatttttgttctttgtctCTTGTATTCTAG CATCCGCTCTTCCAGTAACAGCCAGGTGAATAAGCTGACTCTCTCTGGAAGTGAGAGTGCCATCCTGGATGATGCTGTGGGAAGTGATGGTGGATCTGTGGAGGATGGGGAAGTTCGTCGAGTCAGGGACAACGAGAAGGGGGGCATTCAGTACAGCTAtgctttctttcacttcatgttGTTCCTTGCCTCTCTCTATATCATGATGACGCTCACCAACTGGTACAG